In the Alkaliphilus oremlandii OhILAs genome, one interval contains:
- the pstC gene encoding phosphate ABC transporter permease subunit PstC has protein sequence MKDSSNALMMKKEKLNIQNVDHQLKRNKTKDLGEQVIETFFFVCALVAVLSVVIITVYIFVKGVPAISEIGLRNFTLGQKWKPLQGVFGIFPMIIGSIYATLGAIVMGVPIGVLTAVFLAEVAPGWLVKIVKPAVELLAGIPSVVYGFFGLVVIVPLISKHFGGPGNSLLAVNVMLGIMILPTIVNISENAIRSVPKEYKEASLALGASQIQTIFKVILPAARSGILTSVVLGIGRAIGETMAVILVAGNTPAIPKALTEPMRTLTANIAMEMSYAQGLHQEALFGTGVILFIFIMILNIALNIFTNKAGE, from the coding sequence ATGAAGGATAGTAGCAATGCATTGATGATGAAAAAGGAAAAATTGAATATACAGAATGTAGATCATCAGTTGAAAAGAAATAAAACGAAGGATTTAGGGGAACAAGTCATAGAAACATTTTTCTTTGTGTGTGCTTTGGTCGCTGTTCTATCCGTAGTTATTATTACTGTGTATATTTTTGTGAAAGGTGTCCCTGCGATTTCTGAAATAGGATTGAGAAACTTTACGTTGGGTCAGAAGTGGAAACCGCTGCAAGGGGTTTTTGGTATATTTCCGATGATTATCGGATCGATTTATGCTACGCTGGGTGCTATTGTGATGGGTGTGCCAATTGGCGTATTAACAGCAGTATTTTTAGCAGAAGTTGCACCGGGGTGGCTTGTGAAAATTGTAAAGCCAGCGGTGGAGCTATTGGCTGGCATACCTTCCGTTGTATATGGTTTTTTTGGTCTGGTAGTGATTGTTCCTCTGATTAGTAAGCATTTTGGAGGTCCAGGAAATAGCTTATTGGCAGTGAATGTTATGCTGGGTATTATGATTCTTCCCACCATCGTGAATATTTCTGAAAATGCAATACGTTCCGTACCGAAGGAATATAAGGAAGCATCACTGGCATTAGGGGCGTCTCAAATCCAAACTATTTTTAAAGTGATATTACCAGCAGCTCGTTCTGGTATTTTAACATCAGTTGTACTTGGCATCGGAAGGGCAATCGGCGAAACCATGGCGGTAATATTAGTAGCGGGAAATACGCCGGCCATTCCCAAAGCTTTAACTGAGCCAATGCGCACCCTAACTGCAAATATTGCGATGGAAATGTCCTATGCACAGGGTCTGCATCAAGAAGCATTATTTGGAACAGGGGTCATCTTATTTATTTTTATCATGATCTTAAATATAGCCCTCAATATTTTTACCAATAAGGCAGGTGAATAA
- a CDS encoding xanthine dehydrogenase family protein molybdopterin-binding subunit, with the protein MDTIGVHISRKEAWNKVTGAAKYNGDTPVAGILYAKVLTSPYAHALIKKIHIAPAMKAAGVKAVITGDYMPTLSGPILKDRPPIARNRVRYWGEPVALVVASSEAEAMSALQLIKIDYEPLPIVRTIKDAVQPDAVLLHENLGSYSCAVQDVYPIPGTNISTHEKIRKGNMNLGWQQSDVIVASSFSMPSSDHIALETRNAQAQILPNGNVIIDTSSQMPFTIKEDLSQLFSIPEGNIIVRVPLVGGAFGGKSSLNLEILAYLASLAVGGKLVRIANTREEDIGTSPAKISVEAQIKIGATKEGYIQALECTYYVDCGAYTDSGPRMAKAISADCSGPYRIENLWCDAFSVYTNKTYVTAYRGFGHCASTFCMERILDQLSARLKMDPMELRMKNLIQPGDLSPTQTTMTLSNMGNLSQCLEKLKLTMDWKKGSRIVKKNGMVISKGISCFWKTSSSPTNAISGVVLSLHSDGTVQLNFGAVEIGPGMKTTIAQIVAHKLRMNINKVYVTMEVNTQFSPKHWKTVASMTTFMAGNAALKAAEDLKKKLCTIGAAILQCAPEDLDIGNEQVYVTSNPSISIEFKDLAQGYQYANGNAIGGQIIAYGSYTMKHLTPLHQETGEGRSGLSWTVGAQAVELEYDPKNYTYRILRAATVIDAGTVINPKAAKGVLMGGMSMGLGLGTREEFIYDLHNVLENTSLRTYKLIRLGEQPEYSVDFVETPQQDAPLGAKGLGEHGILGIPSAFANALSLAAEADFNKIPISPEDIWKIKTGGHYDTL; encoded by the coding sequence ATGGATACAATAGGCGTTCATATCTCGAGAAAAGAAGCTTGGAATAAGGTCACTGGTGCCGCAAAATACAATGGCGATACACCAGTCGCAGGTATCTTATATGCAAAAGTACTGACAAGTCCATATGCCCATGCACTTATAAAAAAAATTCATATTGCACCAGCAATGAAAGCTGCCGGTGTGAAAGCTGTCATCACAGGAGATTATATGCCAACTTTAAGCGGTCCGATCCTTAAGGATCGACCACCCATTGCAAGGAATCGGGTTCGATATTGGGGGGAGCCCGTGGCCTTAGTGGTAGCCAGCAGTGAAGCCGAGGCTATGAGTGCCTTGCAGCTGATAAAAATAGATTATGAACCTTTACCCATTGTACGTACCATAAAAGACGCGGTTCAACCAGACGCAGTGCTTCTACACGAAAATCTAGGAAGTTATTCCTGTGCCGTTCAAGATGTATATCCAATTCCGGGCACAAATATCTCCACCCATGAAAAAATAAGAAAAGGAAATATGAACTTGGGATGGCAGCAAAGCGATGTTATTGTAGCGTCCAGCTTTTCAATGCCCAGCTCGGACCATATTGCCTTGGAGACTAGAAATGCACAGGCACAAATTCTGCCCAACGGTAATGTCATCATCGATACCTCTTCACAGATGCCTTTTACTATAAAAGAGGACCTGAGCCAGCTTTTCAGCATTCCCGAGGGTAATATCATCGTCCGTGTTCCCTTGGTTGGAGGCGCCTTTGGTGGAAAGTCCAGCCTCAATCTTGAAATATTAGCTTATTTGGCCTCTTTAGCAGTAGGTGGAAAGCTGGTGCGCATCGCCAATACCAGAGAGGAGGACATCGGTACTTCTCCAGCCAAAATAAGTGTGGAAGCCCAAATAAAAATTGGCGCAACAAAAGAAGGCTACATTCAAGCATTGGAATGTACCTATTATGTTGATTGTGGTGCTTATACGGATAGCGGACCCCGTATGGCAAAAGCAATCTCTGCAGACTGCTCCGGTCCATACCGCATTGAAAATCTTTGGTGTGACGCGTTCTCCGTATACACGAATAAAACCTACGTTACGGCTTACCGTGGATTTGGGCATTGTGCCTCCACCTTTTGCATGGAAAGGATCCTAGACCAACTATCAGCAAGGTTAAAAATGGATCCCATGGAATTGCGAATGAAAAACTTAATTCAGCCCGGCGATCTTTCTCCAACACAGACTACAATGACCTTAAGTAACATGGGCAATTTGAGCCAATGCCTAGAGAAATTAAAGCTGACCATGGACTGGAAAAAAGGTTCACGAATAGTAAAAAAGAACGGGATGGTGATCTCCAAAGGAATCAGCTGTTTCTGGAAAACATCTTCTTCCCCTACCAATGCGATCTCTGGCGTTGTCCTGTCTCTTCATAGCGACGGAACTGTTCAGCTGAACTTTGGCGCTGTTGAAATCGGTCCTGGAATGAAAACCACCATTGCACAAATCGTTGCACATAAGCTTCGTATGAATATCAACAAAGTTTATGTGACGATGGAGGTCAATACCCAGTTCAGTCCTAAGCATTGGAAAACTGTGGCAAGTATGACCACCTTCATGGCAGGGAATGCAGCTCTTAAGGCCGCTGAGGATTTAAAGAAAAAGCTTTGTACCATTGGTGCTGCTATCCTTCAATGTGCTCCTGAAGATCTAGATATTGGAAATGAGCAGGTATACGTTACTAGCAATCCCTCCATCTCCATTGAGTTCAAGGATTTAGCACAGGGATATCAGTATGCAAATGGTAATGCCATCGGTGGACAAATCATAGCCTATGGCAGCTATACTATGAAGCATCTTACACCCCTTCATCAGGAAACTGGCGAGGGCAGATCTGGATTGTCTTGGACCGTAGGTGCTCAAGCTGTAGAACTAGAATATGACCCTAAAAATTATACCTACCGCATATTAAGGGCAGCAACCGTCATTGATGCAGGTACGGTAATCAACCCCAAAGCAGCGAAAGGTGTCCTCATGGGGGGAATGAGCATGGGACTGGGTCTAGGAACTAGGGAGGAATTTATTTATGATCTCCATAATGTATTGGAAAACACCTCCCTTCGAACCTATAAGTTGATTCGCTTAGGAGAACAACCAGAATACTCG
- a CDS encoding phosphate ABC transporter substrate-binding protein, producing MKKVMSVILVIMAMAVIFVGCSSKSSDIGTKTSGETPTETKLQGTVSIIGSTSVQPIAQTLADEFSSIETGIKVDIQGVGSTAGVKAANDGTANIGTASRELKTEEKEWGLTEHVIALDGIAIAIHPENTITDLTKEQAAQIFKGEITNWKEVGGADAEIIVVSREDGSGTRGAFEEILKMEGELSEKALIAEGNGAVKQNIATKTNAIGYVSLGYLDNSIKALKIDGVEATVANIQSNQYTVSRPFLMLTKGEPTPETKAFLNFIMSSEGQKIVAEDYIPVK from the coding sequence ATGAAAAAAGTAATGAGCGTTATTTTAGTAATAATGGCGATGGCAGTAATATTTGTTGGTTGTTCATCAAAATCTTCTGATATAGGGACAAAAACTTCTGGGGAGACACCAACAGAAACTAAATTACAAGGAACAGTAAGTATCATCGGATCTACTTCAGTACAACCGATTGCACAAACATTAGCAGATGAATTTTCAAGCATCGAAACAGGAATCAAGGTGGATATACAAGGTGTTGGTTCTACTGCTGGTGTAAAGGCAGCAAATGATGGAACAGCGAATATTGGGACGGCTTCTCGTGAATTAAAAACAGAGGAGAAAGAATGGGGATTAACTGAGCATGTCATTGCATTAGATGGAATTGCAATTGCCATTCATCCAGAAAATACTATCACTGATTTAACAAAGGAACAAGCTGCTCAAATTTTTAAAGGTGAAATTACAAACTGGAAAGAAGTGGGCGGAGCTGATGCAGAGATCATTGTAGTTAGCCGTGAAGACGGTTCTGGTACAAGAGGTGCATTTGAAGAAATTCTAAAGATGGAAGGCGAACTTAGTGAGAAAGCATTAATTGCAGAAGGAAACGGTGCAGTTAAACAAAATATTGCTACAAAAACAAATGCCATTGGATATGTTTCTCTTGGATACTTAGATAATTCCATCAAAGCCCTTAAAATTGATGGTGTAGAAGCAACTGTTGCAAACATCCAATCCAATCAATATACCGTTTCAAGACCATTCCTAATGCTGACAAAGGGAGAACCTACTCCAGAAACAAAAGCCTTTTTAAACTTTATTATGAGTAGTGAAGGTCAAAAAATTGTTGCAGAAGATTATATTCCCGTAAAATAA
- a CDS encoding methyl-accepting chemotaxis protein → MGFRHKILTKILWIFLSIQFVSLIALITYQSIQSKQLIERFSKQSESLLVTQIERSAEILFSTVEKSILAVSREESVTDILVDKKYEEQIIKDFKKYGEANGSIRALMLGTHNDQFYRYPFNDKKLANYQPTEEIWYKKAMENKGRVIYTSPFKDEITGETVIAIAKTVNKDGNVNGVIGATLSIDLFQQILQDITIGQSGYAFAVNQEGTITAHKDSEMIAQSILQSDLYTKMVSADEGSVYYAEKGNQQFVEYVTNERTGWRFAVTMGYYEIQNQIWTSILRNLVIFVVALILCTVSSLWIVKGIVSPILQVVKAMKKVEQGDLAVGLDIHTQDEIGQLVQGFNHMVIQIKNLVLEISLACRTLLDVSGQFSMVCENNVASVQQINTSIEDMWVGLENQAQQGENVLNRMEAFTKCIESVVNNIHIINRETSFNKKISEEGMKSVEALNKASKLNLDNVEHMLIETQGLHEKSRMIITIIDHIEKIAKQTNLISLNASIEAARAGEHGRGFAVVASEIHNLAEENGQLVKKTRTYLSNMLTQVDKTVETMEGMKLTSHSEYESMLKAKEVFMEIDRRTNQIFLEMDNLNQSVLLMKGHNKEVLSEVRNIAEATDNFAHASKGIYQSVGVQTAGIEQLFVAGEDITQMTRLLEEKISRFYLEEEELVEDIAIDEEIEEVTEKEEVEEAVPEREVVEGILIEEAS, encoded by the coding sequence ATGGGATTCAGACATAAAATTTTAACAAAAATATTATGGATATTTTTATCGATACAGTTTGTTTCTTTGATTGCACTTATTACATATCAGTCGATCCAGAGTAAGCAGCTCATAGAAAGATTTTCAAAGCAGTCAGAATCCTTATTGGTTACTCAAATCGAAAGATCTGCCGAAATCTTATTTAGCACCGTGGAAAAGAGCATATTAGCAGTTTCTAGAGAAGAAAGTGTAACCGATATTTTAGTAGATAAAAAGTATGAAGAACAGATTATAAAAGATTTCAAGAAATATGGAGAAGCCAATGGCAGTATTCGAGCACTGATGTTAGGAACTCATAATGATCAATTTTACCGCTATCCCTTTAATGATAAAAAGCTGGCGAATTATCAGCCCACAGAAGAAATCTGGTATAAGAAAGCTATGGAGAATAAAGGACGAGTGATCTATACCTCTCCATTTAAAGACGAAATTACAGGAGAAACCGTCATTGCCATTGCCAAAACGGTAAATAAGGATGGCAATGTGAATGGCGTCATAGGAGCCACACTATCCATTGATTTATTTCAGCAAATTTTACAGGATATTACCATTGGCCAATCGGGCTATGCATTTGCGGTGAATCAGGAGGGAACCATAACGGCACATAAGGATTCTGAAATGATCGCTCAAAGTATATTACAGAGCGACCTTTATACAAAAATGGTATCCGCTGATGAGGGGTCGGTATATTATGCTGAAAAAGGAAACCAGCAGTTTGTGGAATACGTAACCAATGAGCGGACAGGTTGGCGATTTGCGGTTACCATGGGATATTATGAAATTCAGAATCAAATATGGACAAGTATCCTTCGAAATTTAGTGATTTTTGTTGTTGCTCTTATCCTATGCACAGTTTCAAGTCTATGGATTGTAAAAGGCATTGTAAGTCCCATTCTTCAGGTAGTAAAAGCCATGAAGAAGGTAGAACAAGGCGATTTAGCTGTCGGCTTAGATATTCATACGCAGGATGAAATCGGTCAGTTGGTTCAAGGGTTTAATCACATGGTGATCCAGATTAAAAATTTAGTTTTAGAAATATCCTTGGCCTGTAGGACTTTGCTGGATGTATCGGGTCAATTCAGTATGGTTTGTGAGAATAATGTAGCTTCTGTTCAACAGATCAATACCTCCATCGAAGATATGTGGGTAGGCTTAGAAAATCAAGCACAGCAGGGGGAGAATGTATTGAATAGGATGGAGGCGTTTACCAAGTGCATCGAAAGTGTTGTAAATAATATACACATCATTAATAGAGAAACTTCCTTTAATAAAAAGATTAGTGAAGAAGGTATGAAGTCTGTGGAAGCGCTAAATAAGGCTTCGAAACTAAACCTAGATAATGTAGAGCATATGCTGATCGAAACACAGGGTCTCCATGAAAAATCGCGTATGATTATAACGATTATCGATCATATCGAAAAGATAGCAAAGCAAACGAACCTAATCTCCTTAAATGCATCGATTGAAGCGGCAAGAGCTGGAGAACATGGCCGAGGATTTGCTGTTGTGGCAAGTGAAATTCATAATTTGGCAGAAGAAAATGGACAACTAGTAAAAAAAACACGTACATACTTAAGCAATATGCTAACTCAGGTGGATAAAACTGTGGAGACCATGGAGGGAATGAAATTGACCTCCCATAGTGAGTATGAATCCATGCTAAAAGCAAAGGAAGTATTTATGGAAATTGATCGTAGAACGAATCAAATTTTCTTGGAAATGGATAATTTAAATCAATCCGTTCTGTTAATGAAGGGTCATAATAAAGAAGTTCTTTCCGAAGTAAGAAATATAGCGGAAGCAACGGACAATTTTGCCCATGCCAGCAAGGGGATTTATCAAAGTGTGGGGGTTCAGACAGCGGGGATAGAGCAGTTATTTGTAGCAGGCGAGGACATTACGCAGATGACAAGATTATTGGAAGAAAAAATTAGCCGATTTTATTTAGAGGAAGAAGAACTGGTAGAGGACATAGCAATAGATGAAGAAATAGAAGAAGTGACAGAAAAAGAAGAAGTCGAAGAAGCGGTTCCAGAAAGAGAAGTAGTGGAAGGGATATTAATAGAAGAAGCAAGCTAA